The nucleotide sequence TGGGAGGTTTGGAGGTTTGGAGGTTTGGGGGTTGGGGGTTGGGGGTTGGGGGTTGGGGGTTGGAGGTTGGGAGTTGGGGGTTGGGAGTTGGGGGTTGGGGGTTGGGAGTTGGGGGTTAGGGGTTGGGAGGTTACCGGATCCTGCCTGCCCGGCGTAGCCCTGCCTATAGCCCATATAGTTGACAAATAAAATCGGGATGGGCGAAGACGGGAGTGATCTGAGTGAAGCGAAGATTGTATCGAAGGGCCGGTCCCTTCAACACAATTGCTACGCAATCACTCCAGGTCCTTGCGTGGGAACATTGCATTCTGGTATAACGCTACTGGAGATATCTGCGCATCTAATGGTTCAACAAAAAACAGGGGTAGACACCGTGGCACCACCCCTTTTGAATTACAAACTGTTGAAATATCTATCTCAGCAAAGTCACCCCTTGGATCTGGACATCATTCCCTGAAGACAGACGTATGAAATAAATACCTGATGGATGTTTGTCACCATTCCATTTTACAGTATACATACCTGCATCCGTGGAACCATCGTAAAGGGTCTCAACAAAACGACCATTGACATCAAACACCTGTAGAGACGTTGCATGCAACGTCTCCCCCATAACTGTGAACGATACAGTTAATTCTGGATTGAATGGATTGGGATAGGCAGCATGGAGGGTCAATTCAGTGGGTTTCAGTTCCTGCTCGGCGGCCCTGACTGTCACGCTGATTTCAGAGTGTTTGGTCACATCCCCGCGATAGTCCACATCAGAAAGTTGGTAAGTATAGGTCTGTCCAACTATCACATCCTTATCCGTATAACTATAAGTATTGCGAGCAGTGGTTGAACCATGTCCCAGTAACGCATCATGGGTTGAGAATAAGGCCAACTCCTGACTACCGGATTCTGAATTCTGACTTCTGCTTAAAATAAAACCCTGATTCTCGATCTCAGATTCCGTGGTCCAGGTTAGAACCACTTGACCCTTGGTTGAAGTAGCCTGCCAAGCCGAGAGTTCCACGGGGAGAGAGCTGTCTGTTCCGGTAATTAAAAAATCCTCGATAGCACAGTCTTCTCCTTCACTACCTATGGCAGCAGTGAATCTCAAGTCTAGGCTGGATCCAGTTGAGGTTATGCTCTTTGTAAAGTTCTGCATGGCACTCCCCAACTGACTACCTTCCCCATCCCCGTTAAAATCTGTATCTTCCAAAAAATACGTATTGTATTGAGTACCATCATTTTCAAATGCAATGAGATTAACCCAACTACCATTATCAATTCTATATTCAACCAACAAATAGTCAGCATTATCAATTTTGTCTGTAGCTATAGATGCAAATTTGCCCTCAAACCCTAAAGAAGTAACCCCATCTATATTAATGCCA is from Candidatus Neomarinimicrobiota bacterium and encodes:
- a CDS encoding T9SS type A sorting domain-containing protein, giving the protein MMMFKATVLLLMSIQLIIGATIWTEDFSAGSKYSVTLGGEGHDGSSDYFIRTDDDTGHNIGPSYTGTAGFFFAGQDIDDGGWTGSANPSQLTWSGINIDGVTSLGFEGKFASIATDKIDNADYLLVEYRIDNGSWVNLIAFENDGTQYNTYFLEDTDFNGDGEGSQLGSAMQNFTKSITSTGSSLDLRFTAAIGSEGEDCAIEDFLITGTDSSLPVELSAWQATSTKGQVVLTWTTESEIENQGFILSRSQNSESGSQELALFSTHDALLGHGSTTARNTYSYTDKDVIVGQTYTYQLSDVDYRGDVTKHSEISVTVRAAEQELKPTELTLHAAYPNPFNPELTVSFTVMGETLHATSLQVFDVNGRFVETLYDGSTDAGMYTVKWNGDKHPSGIYFIRLSSGNDVQIQGVTLLR